The genomic region ACCTCCCTGGGGCTGCTTTGACAACTGTCGCGCTCACTGCCGTCCAGCACGCGGAGCTCTACCACTGCGCGGTCAGCGGCCGCACCGACTGGCTGCTGCTGCGGCTCACCGACGAGGACGGGGTGACCGGCTGGGGCGAGTGCTCGGACGCCGGGCCGCTACCGGCGGTGGCCCGGGTGCTGGCGGGCGGCGAGGCCGACCCGTTCACCCACCGCACGGTGCTCGGCGCGATCCGCCAGGCCCAGGCCGACCAGTGCGCCCGGCGGGCCGGGGTGCCGCTGTGGCAGTGGCTCGGCGGCACCGGGCCCGCGGCCGAGGTCGAGCTCTACGCCAACCTCAACCGGGCCCCCGGCGGCCGGGCCCCGAGCGAGCTGGCCGGCACCGCGGCCGCCGCCGTTCGGGCGGGCTTTCGCACCGTCAAGCTGGCCCCCTTCGACACTCCCGGCGGCGACCGGCTGGCCCACCTGGGTCTGGCCCGGGTGCAGGCCGTGCGCGCCGCCGTCGGCCCGGACGTACGGGTCCTGGTGGACTGCCGCGAGCGGCTGCCGCTCGCCGAACTCCTGCCGCTGCTCGAGCCGTTCGCCCGGCTCGGGGTCGGCTGGCTGGAGGACGGCGTGGGCATCTCCCGCCCCGCCGAGCTGGCCGAGCTGCGTCGGCGGACCGAGATCCCGCTGGCCGGCGGCGAGTTCGCCGACCATCCGTGTCAACTCGCAGCCGTGGACGGCCTGCTGGACATCGTGCTGCCCGACGTCAAGCACGCCGGCGGCCCCCGGCAGGCGCTCGCGCTGGCCCGCGCGGCCGGCCCGGCCCGGGTCTCGCTGCACAACCCCGCCGGACCGGTCGCCACCCTGCACAGCGCCCACCTGGCCGCCCTGCTGCCCGCCGAACCGCTGGAGTTCGCCTTCGGCGAGGTCCCCTGGCGGGCCGAGCTGCTCACCGCGCCCGAGCGGATCGGCGACGGCCGCCTCACCCTGCCCGACGGTCCCGGCCTGGGCGCCGAACCCGACCTGCGGCACCGGGCGATCGTCCCGGCCTGGCGCGGCTCCTGTCCCCTCCCGGAGTAGCCGACGCCGGAGGGGCTCCTTCGCCCGGAGGAGCGGCGGCTGCTCGAACCGGTCCTCCACCGGACGGGTGGCAGCCACCACCGCCAGGTGGACGGCGTCCCGCTGTGACCCGCCGGTCGACCCCCGCCGGTCAGCTGGATTTTGCCGAACCGGTACCAAATGTTGGGTGGTGGGCTGCCTGGTCGCAACTACGACAGGTCCGGGCCACGTCATAGGATCAACAGCACCGCGCGCCGCCCAGCAGTTGGATCGGCGCCGCCCGGACCCACCCCGCCCCCGGGGCCACCCACCCATCGGAAGTGTCGCACCGTGCAGCCGCCGTTCGCCCGTTCCCGTACCGTCCTGTCCGCAGCCGCCGTCCTGGCCCTGGCCACCGCGCTCAGCGCGTGCGGCGGCGGTAGCGGCAGCGGCGGCGATGCCAAGGCCGCCGCCAAGCCCGCGCCCAGCGGGTCGGCCTCCGGGAGCGGCTCGTCGAGCGCCTCGGCCGGCAGTTCCTCCGCGTCCCCGGCCGCACCGCCGGCCTCGCCGACCCCGACGCCGAGCGCGTCGAGCAAGGTGCTGATGCCGACCGGTCCCGCCACCCAGCTGACCAAGGCCCGCGACACCGCCGCCGGGCCGATCATGATGACCACGCTGGCGGGCCCGAAGTCCGGGGTCACCGGCAAGGTCTGGGTCTGGCTGCCGCCGGAGTACAACGACCCCAAGTACGCGAACTACGGCTTCCCGGTGCTCACCCTCTACGCGGGCGGCCAGAGCAACGGGTACAACACCTGGACCGACGACCAGCT from Kitasatospora azatica KCTC 9699 harbors:
- a CDS encoding enolase C-terminal domain-like protein, which translates into the protein MTTVALTAVQHAELYHCAVSGRTDWLLLRLTDEDGVTGWGECSDAGPLPAVARVLAGGEADPFTHRTVLGAIRQAQADQCARRAGVPLWQWLGGTGPAAEVELYANLNRAPGGRAPSELAGTAAAAVRAGFRTVKLAPFDTPGGDRLAHLGLARVQAVRAAVGPDVRVLVDCRERLPLAELLPLLEPFARLGVGWLEDGVGISRPAELAELRRRTEIPLAGGEFADHPCQLAAVDGLLDIVLPDVKHAGGPRQALALARAAGPARVSLHNPAGPVATLHSAHLAALLPAEPLEFAFGEVPWRAELLTAPERIGDGRLTLPDGPGLGAEPDLRHRAIVPAWRGSCPLPE